The DNA segment GATACACAAGCGCCTGAGTGGTAACAGAATCTACGTCATTCTTGGAAACAACCGGATTTTGAACAATAATTTTATCAGTGTTTGGATTTGACAACCAAACTGTCCGCCCGATAAAAATTCCGACAACGATAAGTAGCACAGCAGCAATACCGTATGCCCATGATGGAATTTGAGACGGATGGAATTGGAATTTTTCTTTGAGTGGTGCCGGTTTGATTTCCTTCAGATCCGAATTAATTTTACCATGAACAGCTTTCCAGTGCAACTCCCAGTCGATTTCATTTAGATTAACACCCTCGCGCTTATTCATGATATTAACGGTGTCTTGCATTTTTTCATATTGTGCTGAGCAACCTTTGCATGATACTATGTGTGCTTCAAATTCCGCTTTTGAATCCTGAGTAAGCTCATCATAAAGAGCTTCGACTATTTTATCCTGACATTGTTTGCAATTCATGATCATTTTCCTTCCAATCCTAAATCTTTTTTATAGAATGCTAATTCCTGCTGTAACTTCTGAAGCGCGCGAAAAAGAAGTGTCTTCACCGTGCCATCTGCTATCTCCAGTGTTTTCGCAATCTGTTTAAGAGAAAGATCGTGATAGTGACGCAAAACGAATACTGATCTCTCGCGCGGTGTAAGCTGCTTCAATGCTTTCTCAATATTTTCTTGAATGATTGAGGAATCCGTTATTTTATCGGGTGCGATATTTGTGGAATGACAGGCATTTTTATTCTCACTGTTTTCTATCTCTTCCTGCTTTTTCATTACCTTTGTTGCACCTGATTTATGATGATCGTAACAACTGTTTACCGTGATTCGATACAGCCAGGAACTCCATTTTGAATCGCCGCGGAATTTATTCAACGAGCGATATGCTTTTAGAAACACTTCCTGTGAAAGATCTTCAGCATCATGACGATTGCTCGTGAGATCGTACGCGAGACGGAACACATTTACTCTCGCACTCTCCACAAGCAGGCGGAATGATTCCATGTCGCCGCGCTGTGCGCGGTTGATCAGTTCCCGCTCGTCTGTCATTGCTTTTCCTTCATTCATTACTTAAGACGAAAGTTGTATATCGAAAGTTTACATTTATAATTATTCTTGAAAGAAGGACGAAATATCAGATTACATCTGAATAAATGTCGTTAAAGAGATGCAATCAACAATTTAATTGCCGCTATTATCAGTACAACGCCGAGTAATCTTCTTAGGGTTTGATTTGAAAATTTCTTTGCTCCCCATATCGAGCCAACGAATCCTCCCAAAATTGCTGCCGCCATGAATGGCATAAATGCGGCGGTTGAAAATCTGCCGTCAATAATTCTTCCGCCAATTCCTGAAATGGAATTGACGACAATAAATAGTGCCGCTGTTGCGGCGGTAAATTTGGGATCAGCCCATTTCATTAGCAATATTATCGGACTCAGAAAAATACCACCGCCAACTCCAACGATTCCCGATATGAAACCGATCAATCCGCCTGCAGGTAACGCAATTATCGGATGTGGCTTTTTGTAAATTGGTTCGCCTGCAGTTACAGTTTCAGATTTAATTACTAAACGCAACGACGCCACAATAAGCGCGAGCGCAAGCAACACACCATAATAATT comes from the Ignavibacteriales bacterium genome and includes:
- a CDS encoding RNA polymerase sigma factor — translated: MNEGKAMTDERELINRAQRGDMESFRLLVESARVNVFRLAYDLTSNRHDAEDLSQEVFLKAYRSLNKFRGDSKWSSWLYRITVNSCYDHHKSGATKVMKKQEEIENSENKNACHSTNIAPDKITDSSIIQENIEKALKQLTPRERSVFVLRHYHDLSLKQIAKTLEIADGTVKTLLFRALQKLQQELAFYKKDLGLEGK
- a CDS encoding zf-HC2 domain-containing protein; its protein translation is MNCKQCQDKIVEALYDELTQDSKAEFEAHIVSCKGCSAQYEKMQDTVNIMNKREGVNLNEIDWELHWKAVHGKINSDLKEIKPAPLKEKFQFHPSQIPSWAYGIAAVLLIVVGIFIGRTVWLSNPNTDKIIVQNPVVSKNDVDSVTTQALVYLSKSKGLLLGVMNANDNGYSEVTFSKQQKISRQLIQRASYLKTALDKPDQQQLKQLIGDLEIILMQLANIEVKPGVPAVEMVKRGVDQKSILFKINVEEIKSAVRESSNDKSENTKL
- a CDS encoding sulfite exporter TauE/SafE family protein; amino-acid sequence: MDISIILLISLIFFIIAVLYSSVGHGGASGYLAVLSFMAFKPDEMASTALLVNIVVAGIAFYSYFRSGYYSAKLTIPFLLTSIPLSFIGGMLSVPKNYYGVLLALALIVASLRLVIKSETVTAGEPIYKKPHPIIALPAGGLIGFISGIVGVGGGIFLSPIILLMKWADPKFTAATAALFIVVNSISGIGGRIIDGRFSTAAFMPFMAAAILGGFVGSIWGAKKFSNQTLRRLLGVVLIIAAIKLLIASL